From Bos mutus isolate GX-2022 chromosome 5, NWIPB_WYAK_1.1, whole genome shotgun sequence, one genomic window encodes:
- the RAD51AP1 gene encoding RAD51-associated protein 1, producing the protein MVRPARHKKPVNYSQFEDSDSDDDFVPATAPLNKKSRTTQKELKLEKPEPKLKNLQEKDISLQEKTPKKRMALDDKLYKRDLEVALALSVKEVPAVTIDVEQSQGFDKHGKKETGATSKSPHVSNCSVAGDYLDLDKITEEDESQDTPRRRKAASQAVVQQRKILLENGYDDGANDSEPDFATGEDSEDDSDFSGSEDDESFTVRKSKVKETKRKEVKAKPPAEKKEKPKPKPGARVTSVDCSPAAVKSESRSSPRKEASRTPSQIRSPAAESKRPKWVPPAMSGSSSRSPLAGVAVKSPSQSLRLGLSRLARVKPLHPNATSSCV; encoded by the exons ATGGTGCGGCCTGCGAG GCATAAGAAGCCAGTCAATTACTCCCAGTTTGAGGACTCTGATAGTGATG ATGATTTTGTTCCTGCAACCGCACCGTTAAATAAGAAATCCAGAACAACACAAAAGGAGTTGAAACTAGAAAAACCAGAACCTAAGCTGAAGAATCTCCAGGAAAAAGACATCTCACTACAAGAGAAAACCCCTAAAAAAAG gaTGGCTTTGGACGATAAACTCTACAAGAGAGACCTAGAGGTCGCACTGGCTTTGTCAGTGAAGGAGGTTCCAGCTGTCACCATTGATGTGGAGCAGTCTCAAG GCTTTGACAAACATGGCAAGAAGGAAACAGGAGCAACGAGTAAGTCTCCTCATGTCTCCAACTGCAGTGTAGCCGGTGATTATTTAG ATCTGGATAAGATCACTGAGGAGGATGAGTCTCAGGACACTCCACGGAGAAGGAAGGCTGCATCCCAAGCCGTGGTCCAGCAGAGGAAGATTCTCTTGGAAAACGGTTATGACGACGGAGCCAACGACTCTGAGCCAGACTTTGCAACTG GTGAAGACTCTGAGGATGACTCTGATTTTAGTGGGAGTGAAGATGATGAAAGCTTCACTGTGAGAAAAAGTAAAGTTAAAGAAACCAAACGGAAAGAAGTGAAGGCGAAACCTCCagctgaaaagaaagagaagcctAAACCCAAGCCTGGTGCTAGGG TGACTTCAGTAGACTGCAGTCCAGCTGCCGTCAAGTCAGAATCTCGGTCCTCACCAAGAAAGGAGGCCAGTAGGACGCCTTCACAGATACGCAGTCCTGCAGCAGAAAGCAAGAGACCTAAGTGGGTCCCACCAG CCATGTCTGGAAGCAGCAGCCGCAGCCCCCTGGCAGGAGTGGCCGTGAAGTCTCCAAGTCAGAGCCTCCGCCTCGGCCTGTCCCGCTTAGCACGGGTTAAACCTCTGCATCCAAATGCCACCAGTAGCTGCGTATAG